One genomic segment of Ferrimonas sp. YFM includes these proteins:
- a CDS encoding putative selenate ABC transporter substrate-binding protein, which produces MRRLIALLTLAVAPLVSAQTFTFTAIPDQDESKLRSRFDQVADYLTGELGVEVKYIPVKSYAASITAFRNNQVQLAWFGGLSGVQARARVPGSEAIAQGYEDQFFKSYIIAHTSTGLDAAASLQQAMKGMTFTFGSKGSTSGRLMPEFYLREAFQEAPNKSFRKVGFSGDHSRTIALVQAGSYQVGAVNYKVWESELAAGKVDTSKVKVIWETPTYPDYQWTIRGDVDAQYGEGFKAKVTKALLEMKDEKLLNAFPRSSFVPATNADYAPIKDTAKSIGLMD; this is translated from the coding sequence ATGCGTCGACTGATTGCCCTGCTGACCCTGGCGGTTGCCCCCCTGGTTTCCGCTCAAACCTTTACCTTTACCGCCATCCCGGATCAGGATGAGTCCAAGCTGCGCAGCCGTTTCGACCAGGTTGCCGACTACCTGACCGGCGAGCTGGGTGTCGAGGTGAAGTACATCCCGGTGAAGTCCTACGCCGCCTCCATCACTGCGTTCCGCAATAACCAGGTACAGCTGGCCTGGTTCGGTGGCCTCTCCGGCGTACAGGCCCGTGCCCGGGTGCCCGGCAGCGAAGCGATCGCCCAGGGCTACGAAGATCAGTTCTTCAAGTCCTACATCATTGCTCACACCAGCACCGGTCTGGATGCCGCCGCCTCCCTGCAGCAGGCGATGAAAGGGATGACCTTCACCTTCGGTTCCAAGGGCTCCACCTCAGGTCGTCTGATGCCCGAGTTCTACCTGCGCGAAGCTTTCCAGGAAGCCCCCAACAAGAGCTTCCGTAAAGTGGGCTTCAGTGGCGACCACAGCCGCACCATCGCCCTGGTTCAGGCTGGAAGCTACCAGGTTGGCGCGGTGAACTACAAGGTGTGGGAATCTGAGCTGGCCGCCGGCAAAGTGGACACCAGCAAGGTGAAGGTGATCTGGGAGACCCCCACCTACCCCGACTACCAGTGGACCATTCGTGGTGATGTGGACGCCCAGTACGGTGAAGGCTTCAAAGCCAAGGTGACCAAGGCGCTGCTGGAGATGAAGGATGAGAAACTGCTGAACGCCTTCCCACGCTCCAGCTTTGTACCGGCCACCAACGCCGACTACGCCCCCATCAAGGACACCGCCAAATCCATCGGCCTGATGGACTAA
- a CDS encoding glutathione S-transferase, whose translation MTQPILYSFRRCPYAMRARLALAYLGQPMDLREVVLKDKPRELLALSPKGTVPVLQLADGRVLEHSLEIMLWALGQADPKQWWPESPEQQRLTLELIQRNDGEFKHWLDRYKYADRHPHPQQWYRQKSQPWLDRLESMLTDTPWLLGSRLTLADAALLPFIRQYAMVDRPWFDAHYPGLSRWLTWWMEGELYGRIMGKFSPWQPGDPPTLWPSN comes from the coding sequence ATGACGCAACCAATCCTGTACAGCTTCCGCCGCTGCCCCTATGCCATGAGGGCGCGGCTGGCCCTGGCCTACCTGGGACAACCCATGGACCTCAGGGAGGTGGTGCTGAAAGACAAGCCCAGGGAACTGTTGGCCCTGTCGCCCAAGGGCACAGTGCCGGTACTGCAACTGGCCGATGGCCGGGTACTGGAGCACAGCCTGGAGATCATGCTGTGGGCGCTGGGTCAGGCGGACCCGAAACAGTGGTGGCCAGAGTCCCCCGAACAGCAACGACTGACCCTGGAGCTTATCCAGAGAAACGACGGCGAATTCAAGCACTGGCTGGACAGATACAAATACGCCGACCGCCACCCCCACCCTCAGCAGTGGTACCGGCAAAAATCCCAGCCCTGGCTCGACCGGCTGGAATCCATGCTGACCGACACGCCGTGGCTACTAGGCAGCAGGCTGACCCTGGCGGATGCGGCGCTGCTGCCCTTTATCCGCCAGTACGCCATGGTAGACCGCCCCTGGTTTGACGCACACTACCCGGGTTTAAGCCGATGGCTGACTTGGTGGATGGAGGGGGAGCTCTATGGACGCATCATGGGCAAGTTTTCCCCCTGGCAACCCGGCGATCCGCCTACTCTGTGGCCAAGTAACTAA